DNA from Amycolatopsis sp. DSM 110486:
CGCCGGGCTGGGCGGCAAGGCCGTGGCGCTCGGGCGGCCGTCGACGGTCATCGACTATCTCAACGCGCAGGGCATCACCCACAAGTACGACCGAGCCGTTGCGCCGGAGCAGCTGCGGGCGATGGTCGCGCTGCCGGTGCGCGTGGGCGCGTCGACGCGCGCGGTGCTGTACGCGGCGACGCGCGATTCGATCACCTTCGGCGACCGGATCCTGCGCGCGGCGAGCGCGGTCGTCGCACGGCTGGAGCGCGACATCGAGGTGGAGGAGGAAGTCCGGCGCCGGGTGGCGACACCGCCGCCGGGTGAGCGCCACGACCTGCACGCCGAGCTCCTCGCGATCGCCGGTTCGATGCACGACGACGAGGCCCGCGCGCGGCTGCTCGAAGTGTGCGAACGCCTGCGTCCGGCCGAGGCACCGCCGGGGATCACGCTGTCGCCGCGCGAGCTCGACGTGCTGCGGCTCGTGCGCGAGGGCTGCACCAACGACGAGATCTCCGAGCGGCTCGGGCTGCTGCCCAACACGGTCAAGTCGTACCTCAAGCACGCCATGCGCAAGCTCGACGTCAGCAACCGGATCCAGGCGGTGAACCGGGCCCGCGCGGCCGGCCTGTTCGGCTGAGCACCCCCTTTGTGGGGTGGCCGGGTGGTCACCGCGCGGGCATCATCGCCGCACGGGCAGCGCTGCCCGTTCGACGCGAAGGGATCGGCACGTGTTCTACGACCTCGCTGTCCGCGATTTCCTCGACCGCGCGGAAACGGTGTACCCGGACCGGATCGCGGTGGTGGACGAACCCGACCAGCCCGCGGCCTCGTGGGGCGCGATCACCTACCGCGAGCTGGCCCGGCGGGCCCGCAAGCAGGCCGCGAACCTCGACGCGCTGGGCGTGCCCGTCGGCGGGCGCGTCGCGATCGTTT
Protein-coding regions in this window:
- a CDS encoding helix-turn-helix transcriptional regulator; its protein translation is MTPSGRLALTASPLVAGALQALQRVTGLPVAMGGPVSAGSRTLVIDQLRGTATGSLQHLRVDTGAGLGGKAVALGRPSTVIDYLNAQGITHKYDRAVAPEQLRAMVALPVRVGASTRAVLYAATRDSITFGDRILRAASAVVARLERDIEVEEEVRRRVATPPPGERHDLHAELLAIAGSMHDDEARARLLEVCERLRPAEAPPGITLSPRELDVLRLVREGCTNDEISERLGLLPNTVKSYLKHAMRKLDVSNRIQAVNRARAAGLFG